A window of Cryptomeria japonica chromosome 3, Sugi_1.0, whole genome shotgun sequence contains these coding sequences:
- the LOC131067778 gene encoding putative glutaredoxin-C14: MQREGRRDSWEEDIKERSAVERVRKLAEEDAVVLFTKSECCISVAAKALLSTLGAHPTIHQLDKEEEGEEMEGALLTMLAAHPAVPAIFIGGKLVGGMEELMSCHITGFLLPLLKEAGALWL; this comes from the coding sequence ATGCAACGGGAGGGAAGAAGGGATTCCTGGGAAGAAGATATTAAAGAGAGAAGTGCAGTTGAACGAGTGCGTAAGCTGGCAGAGGAGGATGCGGTGgtattgttcaccaaaagtgagtGCTGCATATCCGTGGCGGCGAAGGCCCTCCTGTCCACCTTGGGAGCGCATCCCACCATCCATCAACTGGATAAAGAAGaagagggagaggagatggagggCGCTCTGCTCACAATGCTGGCTGCCCACCCTGCCGTCCCTGCTATCTTCATCGGTGGAAAGCTGGTGGGAGGGATGGAGGAGCTCATGAGTTGTCACATCACAGGTTTTCTGCTGCCTCTCTTGAAGGAAGCCGGAGCCTTGTGGTTATGA